From Microplitis mediator isolate UGA2020A chromosome 11, iyMicMedi2.1, whole genome shotgun sequence, one genomic window encodes:
- the LOC130677263 gene encoding CCR4-NOT transcription complex subunit 7 isoform X2 — MVRKSTGVKGGGTMPTNEECGIRDVWGHNLEEEFRTIRQVVQQYPYVAMDTEFPGVVARPIGEFRTSADYQYQLLRCNVDLLRIIQLGLTFLNESGNTPGGGYTTWQFNFKFNLQEDMYAQDSIDMLQNSGIQFKKHEEEGIDPLEFAELLMTSGIVLMDDIKWLSFHSGYDFGYLLKLLTDQNLPQEESEFFELLRIYFPTIYDVKYLMKSCKNLKGGLQEVAEQLELQRVGPQHQAGSDSLLTGMVFFKMREMFFEDNIDDAKYCGHLYGLGTSFVVNGTGGYLESNGDNSSSS, encoded by the exons atggtTAGAAAAAGTACAGGCg TTAAGGGCGGAGGGACGATGCCCACAAACGAGGAGTGTGGAATTCGCGATGTCTGGGGTCATAATCTCGAAGAAGAGTTTCGTACAATACGTCAAGTTGTACAACAATATCCCTATGTCGCGATGGACACTGAATTTCCTGGTGTTGTTGCCCGGCCAAtag GTGAATTTAGAACCAGTGCTGATtatcaatatcaattattGCGGTGTAATGTTGACTTGCTGCGAATTATTCAATTAGGACtcacatttttaaatgagTCGGGTAATACTCCTGGTGGCGGTTACACCACATGGcagtttaatttcaaatttaatctgca aGAAGATATGTATGCACAGGACAGTATAGACATGTTACAAAACAGCggaattcaatttaaaaaacacgAAGAAGAAGGAATCGATCCATTGGAATTCGCTGAATTATTAATGACATCAGGAATAGTTCTGATGGATGACATCAAATGGCTGTCATTTCACTCTGGTTATGATTTCGGTTACTTATTGAAACTTCTTACGGATCAGAATTTACCCCAAGAGGAGagcgaattttttgaattactcAGGATATATTTTCCGACAATTTATGACGTCAaa tATCTTATGAAATCctgcaaaaatttgaaaggaGGATTGCAAGAAGTTGCCGAGCAATTGGAATTACAGAGAGTCGGCCCTCAGCATCAAGCAGGTTCTGATTCACTATTGACTGGaatggtttttttcaaaatgcgcgag aTGTTCTTCGAAGATAATATCGATGATGCCAAATATTGCGGGCATCTATACGGACTGGGTACGTCATTCGTCGTCAATGGTACTGGTGGCTATCTCGAAAGCAACGGCGACAACTCTTCGTCGTCATAa
- the LOC130677966 gene encoding BTB/POZ domain-containing protein KCTD9: MKRVILFKNGTDVNGKVFMVTHSVRELLQAASTKFNITAKRIFTPQGGEVDDIKLIRDDDILYVSCGEEFISTDSNPISRNHDWVTLNVGGKLFTTTRSTLTQKEPMSMLARMFMEKDDSDEFRIPPSKQDSNGAFLIDRSSAYFEPILNYLRHGQLILDTNISAAGVLEEARFYGIEGIISTLEEMVAVDSEKNKGTDALTRRDVLKAIMSTPATSELRFQGVNLSGADLSRLDLRNINFKYANLRGCNLVGANLSGCCLERADLSFANLENAQLVCVKMLCANLEAANLHSCNFEDPGGLSANMEGVNLKGANLEGSNMAAVNLRVATLKNAILKNCDLRSAILAGADLESCDLSGSDLHEANLRGANWKNAAFELMQTPLHMSQTVR; this comes from the exons atgaaaagagttattttatttaaaaatggtaCAGATGTAAACGGAAAG gttTTTATGGTGACACATTCTGTTAGAGAACTACTCCAAGCTGCGagtactaaatttaatataactgCCAAAAGAATATTCACACCACAAGGTGGTGAAGTTGatgacataaaattaatcag AGATGACGACATATTGTACGTGTCGTGTGGAGaagaatttatttcaacaGACAGCAATCCCATATCCAGAAACCACGACTGGGTGACACTCAATGTTGGcggtaaattatttactaccACCAGAAGTACGTTGACGCAAAAGGAGCCAATGAGTATGCTAGCgag AATGTTCATGGAGAAAGATGACAGTGATGAATTTAGAATACCGCCCAGTAAACAGGATAGCAATGGCGCTTTTTTAATTGACCGTAGCTCAGCTTATTTTGAACCGATACTAAATTATCTACGTCATGGGCAACTTATTTTGGATACAAACATCAGTGCTGCAG gaGTACTTGAAGAGGCGCGATTTTACGGAATCGAGGGTATTATCAGCACTCTGGAAGAAATGGTGGCAGTTGACAGTGAAAAAAACAAAGGGACCGACGCACTTACACGTCGCGATGTTTTGAAAGCGATCATGTCGACGCCAGCAACTTCTGAGCTACGATTCCAAGGCGTTAATTTATCCGGGGCCGATTTATCGCGACTGGATCTGCGGAATATCAATTTCAAG TATGCAAATTTACGAGGATGCAATTTAGTTGGCGCAAATTTGTCAGGATGTTGCCTCGAACGGGCGGATCTATCATTCGCAAATCTTGAGAATGCACAGTTAGTATGCGTTAAGATGCTATGTGCAAATCTTGAGGCGGCAAATTTACATTCCTGTAATTTCGAAGATCCCGGTGGGCTATCAGCAAATATGGAAGGCGTTAATCTTAAAGGAGCTAATCTTGAAGGAAGTAATATGGCGGCTGTTAATTTAAGAGTTGCTACTTTGAAAAATGCGATACTTAAAAATTGTGATTTGAGATCTGCTATTCTCGCTGGTGCTGATTtagag tcttgcGACTTATCCGGCTCAGATCTCCACGAGGCGAATTTACGTGGTGCCAATTGGAAAAACGCGGCCTTTGAATTGATGCAGACTCCACTGCACATGTCCCAGACAGTGCGATGA
- the LOC130677263 gene encoding CCR4-NOT transcription complex subunit 7 isoform X1: MVRKSTGGGNSVVKGGGTMPTNEECGIRDVWGHNLEEEFRTIRQVVQQYPYVAMDTEFPGVVARPIGEFRTSADYQYQLLRCNVDLLRIIQLGLTFLNESGNTPGGGYTTWQFNFKFNLQEDMYAQDSIDMLQNSGIQFKKHEEEGIDPLEFAELLMTSGIVLMDDIKWLSFHSGYDFGYLLKLLTDQNLPQEESEFFELLRIYFPTIYDVKYLMKSCKNLKGGLQEVAEQLELQRVGPQHQAGSDSLLTGMVFFKMREMFFEDNIDDAKYCGHLYGLGTSFVVNGTGGYLESNGDNSSSS, from the exons atggtTAGAAAAAGTACAGGCg GAGGTAATTCTGTAGTTAAGGGCGGAGGGACGATGCCCACAAACGAGGAGTGTGGAATTCGCGATGTCTGGGGTCATAATCTCGAAGAAGAGTTTCGTACAATACGTCAAGTTGTACAACAATATCCCTATGTCGCGATGGACACTGAATTTCCTGGTGTTGTTGCCCGGCCAAtag GTGAATTTAGAACCAGTGCTGATtatcaatatcaattattGCGGTGTAATGTTGACTTGCTGCGAATTATTCAATTAGGACtcacatttttaaatgagTCGGGTAATACTCCTGGTGGCGGTTACACCACATGGcagtttaatttcaaatttaatctgca aGAAGATATGTATGCACAGGACAGTATAGACATGTTACAAAACAGCggaattcaatttaaaaaacacgAAGAAGAAGGAATCGATCCATTGGAATTCGCTGAATTATTAATGACATCAGGAATAGTTCTGATGGATGACATCAAATGGCTGTCATTTCACTCTGGTTATGATTTCGGTTACTTATTGAAACTTCTTACGGATCAGAATTTACCCCAAGAGGAGagcgaattttttgaattactcAGGATATATTTTCCGACAATTTATGACGTCAaa tATCTTATGAAATCctgcaaaaatttgaaaggaGGATTGCAAGAAGTTGCCGAGCAATTGGAATTACAGAGAGTCGGCCCTCAGCATCAAGCAGGTTCTGATTCACTATTGACTGGaatggtttttttcaaaatgcgcgag aTGTTCTTCGAAGATAATATCGATGATGCCAAATATTGCGGGCATCTATACGGACTGGGTACGTCATTCGTCGTCAATGGTACTGGTGGCTATCTCGAAAGCAACGGCGACAACTCTTCGTCGTCATAa